Proteins encoded within one genomic window of Helicobacter sp. 'house sparrow 1':
- a CDS encoding amino acid ABC transporter permease — protein sequence METLLDAGLIQRLWGGLYFTLYIAIISIVFSIFGGFLFGFLMTSRFFVIRFSCRLLLDIVRIIPIIVWLFLVFFGLGLVFQITSIMACIIVFSIWGIVEAGDLTRGAITSVSQHQIQSARALGLNNIQIQLSIIFPLVILQIIPSFLNLFTRVIKTTALVSLIGVMDLLKVGQQIIETKSLSFPSISFWVYALILLIYFVVCYGLSLLGSFLEKKLDYRK from the coding sequence ATGGAAACTTTGTTAGATGCAGGCCTAATCCAACGATTATGGGGTGGGTTATATTTTACTTTATATATTGCAATTATTTCTATTGTATTTTCAATTTTTGGAGGTTTCTTATTTGGTTTTTTAATGACCAGTAGATTTTTTGTTATCAGATTTTCTTGTCGTTTATTGCTAGATATAGTTAGGATTATTCCAATCATTGTGTGGCTTTTTCTAGTATTTTTTGGTTTGGGATTAGTTTTTCAGATTACTTCTATAATGGCTTGCATTATTGTTTTTAGCATATGGGGTATTGTGGAAGCAGGTGATTTAACCAGAGGGGCTATTACATCAGTAAGTCAGCATCAAATACAAAGTGCAAGAGCTCTAGGATTAAATAATATTCAAATACAGCTTTCAATTATTTTTCCATTAGTGATTTTGCAAATCATCCCCTCATTTTTAAATCTTTTTACAAGGGTTATTAAAACTACAGCTTTAGTTTCTTTAATCGGTGTAATGGATTTACTTAAGGTTGGACAACAAATTATTGAAACAAAAAGTTTGAGTTTTCCTAGTATTAGTTTTTGGGTTTATGCACTTATTTTGTTGATTTATTTTGTGGTTTGTTATGGGCTTTCTCTTTTGGGTTCGTTTTTAGAGAAGAAATTGGATTATAGGAAGTGA
- a CDS encoding amino acid ABC transporter ATP-binding protein, producing the protein MSVVLEVKKLVKYYQKGHNILDSIDLQIKKGEVVVILGSSGCGKSTFLRCLNGLEQIQGGEIWLHQKKLDLQNDWHQVRQKIGMVFQNYELFPHMNVLNNILLAPLKVQKRNKKEVEQEALSLLKRMGLADKVDFMPHSLSGGQKQRVAIARALCTRPEILLLDEITASLDPEMVKEVLDIVLELAKDGMTMVIVTHEMRFARLIADRIVFFDQGKIIEEAKPQDFFSHPKTKKAQNFLNIFGF; encoded by the coding sequence ATGTCAGTAGTATTGGAAGTAAAAAAATTAGTGAAATATTATCAAAAGGGTCATAATATCTTAGATTCTATAGATTTGCAAATAAAAAAAGGTGAGGTGGTTGTTATTTTAGGTTCTAGTGGTTGTGGAAAAAGCACTTTTTTAAGATGCTTGAATGGGTTAGAACAAATTCAAGGTGGAGAGATTTGGCTACATCAAAAAAAGCTTGATCTTCAGAATGATTGGCATCAAGTGAGGCAAAAAATAGGTATGGTATTCCAAAACTATGAGCTATTTCCACATATGAATGTGTTAAATAATATCTTGTTAGCACCATTAAAAGTCCAAAAGCGTAATAAAAAAGAGGTAGAGCAAGAGGCATTATCACTTTTAAAAAGAATGGGGTTAGCAGATAAGGTTGATTTTATGCCTCATTCTCTAAGTGGTGGGCAAAAGCAAAGAGTTGCAATTGCAAGAGCTTTATGTACGCGACCAGAAATTTTACTTTTGGATGAGATTACTGCTTCTTTGGATCCAGAAATGGTAAAAGAGGTTTTAGATATTGTTTTAGAGCTTGCAAAAGATGGCATGACAATGGTGATTGTTACACACGAAATGAGGTTTGCTCGCTTAATTGCAGATCGAATTGTTTTTTTTGATCAGGGTAAAATTATCGAAGAGGCAAAGCCACAAGATTTTTTCTCTCACCCAAAAACAAAAAAAGCGCAAAATTTTTTAAATATTTTTGGTTTTTAA
- a CDS encoding cysteine ABC transporter substrate-binding protein, translating to MTSKKSKLFYLFILLIGMFFVSCGDNKNTKAQNSLDFIKKEGVLRVGVFSDKPPFSYINSKGEFDGFDVYIAKRIAKDLLGDSSKIEFIPVEAAARVEFLKSRKIDLLMANFTKTKEREEVVDFAKPYMKVSLGIVSENGKIKRISQLKGKKLIVDKGTTADFYFTKNHPDIELLKYEQNTDAFLALKTRRAEALAHDNTLIFAWAKQNPPFAVGMDSIGDQDVIAPAVRKGEKEFLQWLDDEITQLTESGFMKEAYDATLRPFYGSEIKPEVVIFEK from the coding sequence ATGACTTCTAAAAAAAGTAAGTTATTTTATTTATTTATATTATTAATAGGAATGTTTTTTGTATCTTGTGGTGATAATAAGAATACTAAGGCTCAAAATTCTTTAGATTTCATTAAAAAAGAGGGGGTTTTGAGAGTAGGTGTTTTTAGTGATAAACCTCCTTTTAGTTATATCAATTCTAAGGGTGAGTTTGATGGTTTTGATGTCTATATTGCTAAAAGGATTGCAAAAGATTTGTTAGGAGATTCTTCAAAAATTGAGTTTATTCCTGTGGAAGCTGCGGCTAGAGTAGAGTTTTTAAAATCAAGAAAAATTGATCTTTTAATGGCAAATTTTACAAAGACTAAGGAGAGAGAAGAGGTTGTTGATTTTGCAAAACCTTATATGAAAGTTTCACTAGGTATTGTGTCAGAAAATGGGAAGATTAAACGTATTAGCCAACTTAAGGGCAAGAAGTTAATTGTGGATAAAGGGACTACGGCAGATTTTTATTTTACTAAGAATCATCCAGATATAGAGCTTTTAAAATATGAGCAAAATACTGATGCTTTTTTGGCATTAAAAACACGTAGGGCAGAGGCTTTGGCTCATGATAATACACTAATTTTTGCTTGGGCTAAGCAAAATCCTCCATTTGCAGTTGGAATGGATTCTATAGGAGATCAGGATGTAATTGCTCCGGCAGTAAGAAAGGGTGAAAAAGAATTTTTGCAATGGTTAGATGATGAAATCACTCAGCTTACTGAGTCAGGATTTATGAAAGAGGCTTATGATGCAACCCTAAGACCTTTTTATGGTAGCGAAATAAAGCCTGAAGTTGTTATTTTTGAAAAATAA
- a CDS encoding menaquinone biosynthesis decarboxylase produces the protein MQRIIKIFQQYQELDIVEMPLDIYLEIPHLAYIEAKKPRGGKALLFTNPIDKRNNKKFDIPVLMNIFGSEKRVELIMGRSLDSIQSEILNLLDFGPAKGFLDLKTKFQNFISLRHVFPRKRKWLSSPSQEVVLRGDEVDLYKFPILTTWENDKGPFITMGQVYTQSLDGTKKNLGMYRLQIFDKNHLGLHWQIHKDSQHFFHQYQEANQKMPVSIALGGDALYTWCGQAPLPQGLYELMLYGFIKKQNAIVKKCITNPLYVPYDADIVIEGWVDPNIFRDEGPFGDHTGFYTPIQPYPVLEVSAITHKKKPIFPATVVGKPPLEDKYMGHYTERIFLPLLQKTAYGLMDMYMPENGVFHNLILVRVDSKYPAHTKQLMHNLWGIGQMSFVKHVVLVGSDAPEFHNIEELSMYILNRFSVKNLLISEGVCDALDHSSPDFAFGGKLGIDVVQKEIKRDFELLDDDELLHQLSQVFPEIKKLKQYFVDSNSPICVIGVEKSKSIFTWLDQIDFLLKSLAIVVFVDAHKNDLNNLYMLIWRITNNIDAKRDVAIRKETLFIDATDKMIYDGHLREWPKETDCNVEVIKSLKQKGLLKGIDEKFLHYYQICNSPQEEIECLF, from the coding sequence ATGCAAAGAATAATTAAAATATTTCAACAATATCAAGAACTTGATATTGTTGAAATGCCCTTGGATATTTATTTAGAAATTCCTCACTTAGCTTATATTGAAGCCAAAAAGCCAAGAGGTGGAAAGGCTCTTTTATTTACAAATCCTATTGATAAGAGAAATAATAAGAAGTTTGATATTCCTGTGTTAATGAATATTTTTGGTTCAGAAAAAAGGGTTGAGCTGATAATGGGTCGATCACTTGATTCCATACAGAGTGAGATATTAAATCTACTTGATTTTGGTCCTGCAAAGGGTTTTTTGGATCTTAAGACAAAGTTTCAAAATTTCATTTCATTAAGACATGTTTTTCCTAGAAAAAGAAAATGGTTATCATCCCCATCACAAGAAGTTGTACTTAGGGGTGATGAGGTAGATTTGTATAAATTTCCCATATTAACAACTTGGGAAAATGATAAGGGGCCATTTATTACAATGGGGCAAGTATATACCCAAAGCTTGGATGGAACAAAGAAAAATTTAGGAATGTATAGACTTCAAATTTTTGATAAGAATCATCTAGGATTGCATTGGCAAATCCACAAGGATTCTCAGCATTTTTTCCACCAATATCAAGAGGCTAATCAAAAAATGCCAGTGAGTATTGCTCTTGGAGGAGATGCTCTTTATACTTGGTGTGGTCAAGCACCTCTTCCTCAAGGGCTATATGAACTAATGCTCTATGGATTTATTAAGAAACAAAATGCAATTGTTAAAAAATGTATCACAAATCCACTATATGTTCCTTATGATGCTGATATTGTAATTGAGGGTTGGGTAGATCCAAACATTTTTAGGGATGAGGGACCATTTGGGGATCATACTGGATTTTATACTCCAATACAACCTTATCCTGTTTTAGAAGTCAGCGCAATTACCCACAAGAAAAAACCAATTTTTCCAGCAACAGTTGTAGGAAAACCACCTCTTGAAGATAAGTATATGGGACACTATACAGAGAGAATTTTTTTGCCATTATTGCAAAAAACTGCATACGGATTAATGGATATGTATATGCCCGAGAATGGGGTTTTTCATAATTTGATTTTAGTTAGAGTGGATTCAAAATATCCTGCCCATACAAAGCAGTTAATGCATAATCTTTGGGGTATAGGACAGATGAGTTTTGTAAAACATGTAGTTCTTGTAGGTTCTGATGCACCAGAATTTCACAATATCGAAGAATTAAGCATGTATATCTTAAATCGTTTTAGCGTTAAAAATCTTTTGATTAGTGAGGGTGTTTGTGATGCACTTGATCACTCTTCCCCAGATTTTGCTTTTGGTGGAAAGTTGGGTATTGATGTAGTCCAAAAGGAAATAAAAAGAGATTTTGAACTTTTAGATGATGATGAATTGTTACACCAACTTTCACAAGTATTTCCAGAGATTAAAAAATTGAAGCAATACTTTGTTGATAGCAATTCTCCTATATGTGTGATTGGAGTAGAAAAGAGTAAAAGTATATTTACTTGGCTTGATCAAATTGATTTTCTTTTAAAATCCTTAGCAATTGTAGTTTTTGTAGATGCGCATAAAAATGATCTCAATAATCTATATATGCTTATTTGGAGAATAACAAATAATATTGATGCTAAAAGGGATGTTGCAATTAGAAAGGAAACACTTTTTATTGATGCCACCGACAAGATGATTTATGATGGACATCTAAGAGAATGGCCCAAAGAGACAGATTGTAATGTAGAAGTTATAAAATCCTTGAAGCAAAAAGGATTATTAAAGGGGATAGATGAAAAATTTTTACACTACTATCAAATCTGTAATTCACCTCAAGAGGAGATTGAATGTCTATTTTAA
- a CDS encoding YggS family pyridoxal phosphate-dependent enzyme, whose translation MSILKSKLDYVLQKIEKARIGYSRHHLIKLVAVSKYSEVQKIEELYNCGQRAFGENKVQDLKMKAECLKNIPIQWHFIGKLQTNKINALLDLNPFLIHSIDSLELAKEINKRCVMKQKTIRALLQVNSANEDGKNGVMAQECIEVYHQIIENCPNLKLEGLMCMGAHSTDFAEIDQSFRVTKNLFDQLQAVGAKTLSMGMSGDYEIAIANGANLLRIGSEIFKTSF comes from the coding sequence ATGTCTATTTTAAAGAGTAAGCTTGATTATGTTCTTCAGAAAATCGAAAAAGCAAGGATTGGTTATAGCCGTCATCATCTTATCAAACTTGTAGCAGTTTCTAAATATAGTGAAGTGCAAAAGATTGAGGAACTTTATAACTGTGGTCAAAGGGCTTTTGGTGAAAATAAAGTTCAGGATTTAAAAATGAAGGCAGAGTGTTTAAAAAATATTCCTATACAATGGCATTTTATAGGAAAGTTACAAACAAATAAGATTAATGCATTACTGGATTTAAATCCTTTTTTAATCCATTCTATAGATTCTTTGGAGCTTGCTAAGGAAATAAATAAGAGATGTGTTATGAAACAAAAAACTATTAGAGCTTTATTGCAGGTAAATAGTGCAAATGAAGATGGCAAAAATGGTGTGATGGCTCAAGAGTGCATTGAGGTTTATCATCAAATAATAGAAAATTGTCCAAATTTAAAGCTTGAGGGATTGATGTGTATGGGGGCTCACAGTACAGATTTTGCAGAGATTGATCAATCATTTAGGGTCACTAAGAATCTTTTTGATCAACTACAGGCAGTTGGCGCAAAAACCCTCTCAATGGGAATGAGTGGGGATTATGAAATTGCCATTGCAAATGGCGCAAATTTACTTAGAATAGGTTCGGAGATATTTAAAACTTCATTCTAG
- the fliS gene encoding flagellar export chaperone FliS, which translates to MKMTNAYNLYQQNSVAVESPARLIEMLYEGILRFSGMASRSIQTDDIEGKIYYINRITDIFTELLNILDYERGGDVAVYLTGLYTHQIKLLTQANVENSSEKIETVINVTKGLLEAWKEIHNNDLA; encoded by the coding sequence ATGAAAATGACTAATGCTTATAATCTTTATCAGCAAAACTCAGTTGCTGTAGAATCTCCAGCAAGACTAATTGAAATGCTTTATGAAGGAATTTTAAGATTCTCTGGGATGGCATCAAGATCAATTCAAACAGATGATATTGAGGGAAAAATATACTATATCAATCGCATAACAGATATCTTTACAGAACTTTTAAACATTCTTGATTATGAGAGAGGTGGTGATGTTGCAGTTTATTTAACAGGTCTTTATACACATCAAATTAAACTTCTTACACAAGCAAATGTGGAAAATAGCTCTGAAAAAATAGAAACTGTCATAAATGTCACCAAAGGATTGTTGGAAGCTTGGAAAGAGATTCATAACAATGACTTGGCATGA
- the fliD gene encoding flagellar filament capping protein FliD encodes MAMGQLSSLGLGSGVLNYDVIEKLKKADERIMIAPIDKKMQENIEKQKELVELNTLISGVKAPVSTLSDYSTYIGRTSDVSNDAVKATVSPGVPIQDIKIDVEEIAKNDINEVGIKFSSRDDVFSNKDVKLNFYTKGKRYSLDIQAGMTLNDVAQAITDKSDGEVMGIVMKTGGEKPYQLMINSKGTGEANRIFFGSTLASERIKELPELNEGDFTITFKDKYLNNFTVNVTLDAKEAASQDRMQTLIKAIRKAIEENPDTKELLDRDFNVSLSEDNTSLVLNDRRGYAILLGGDKLSTLGFSTKETKQEVLFSSKTPVASGKIDGSITIGTVPLDLSKMTKEGNTSEENAKIIAEAIENIAGIHAKTDGKGHLSINSEIGEVKVISNNSGGEKFLKDIGIKSGLLQDYTKLEEEIFDFKNLQQASDAKVLFNGATVVRPTNEINDIISGVNLTLMHTTEPGNPAVISIRRDTEIIKTQVQDFVKAYNELVPKLDELTRYDPETKIAGVFNGVSDIRTIRSNLNMLISKPISFSSTGRPYSLIDFGISLDEKSKMSLNGARLDEMIRQDADQTINSFYGYDKKNQFGQEEHTDGIFVQLNQFIKGLIDGSNAKLTLYQDSLTRDAKNLDKDKIQANERLKARYDTMASRFAAYDEQIAKANNAFTSVQMMIDQAANKKK; translated from the coding sequence ATGGCAATGGGACAGCTAAGCTCCCTTGGTTTGGGAAGTGGAGTATTAAATTATGATGTTATAGAGAAGCTAAAAAAAGCTGATGAGAGAATTATGATTGCTCCCATTGATAAAAAGATGCAGGAAAATATTGAAAAACAAAAGGAGCTAGTAGAATTAAACACCTTAATTAGCGGTGTTAAAGCTCCTGTATCCACTCTGTCTGATTATTCAACTTATATTGGCAGAACAAGTGATGTTTCAAACGATGCAGTCAAAGCTACAGTAAGCCCTGGGGTCCCTATTCAAGATATAAAAATTGATGTTGAAGAAATTGCCAAGAATGATATTAATGAGGTTGGAATCAAATTTTCTTCAAGAGATGATGTTTTTAGCAACAAGGATGTAAAATTAAATTTTTATACCAAGGGGAAGAGATATTCCTTAGACATTCAAGCTGGAATGACCCTCAATGATGTTGCTCAAGCCATTACTGATAAATCAGATGGCGAAGTAATGGGTATTGTAATGAAAACAGGGGGAGAGAAACCCTATCAATTGATGATAAATTCTAAAGGAACTGGAGAAGCAAATAGAATCTTTTTTGGCTCAACACTTGCCTCTGAAAGAATCAAAGAATTACCAGAGCTTAATGAGGGTGATTTTACAATCACTTTTAAGGACAAATATCTTAATAACTTTACTGTCAATGTTACACTAGATGCAAAAGAAGCTGCTAGTCAAGATAGAATGCAAACTCTAATAAAGGCTATAAGAAAAGCTATTGAAGAAAATCCTGATACAAAAGAGTTATTGGATCGTGATTTTAATGTTTCACTATCTGAGGATAATACTTCTTTAGTACTTAATGATCGTAGGGGTTATGCCATTTTACTTGGAGGCGATAAACTCTCTACCCTTGGTTTTAGCACTAAAGAAACAAAGCAAGAGGTGCTCTTTAGCTCTAAAACACCTGTTGCTAGTGGAAAAATTGATGGTTCTATTACAATAGGGACAGTCCCTCTAGATTTATCAAAAATGACAAAAGAAGGAAATACTAGTGAAGAAAATGCAAAGATCATTGCTGAAGCGATAGAAAACATTGCAGGCATTCACGCAAAAACTGATGGTAAGGGACATTTAAGTATTAATTCTGAAATAGGTGAAGTAAAAGTCATATCAAACAATAGTGGTGGCGAGAAGTTTTTAAAAGATATAGGGATTAAAAGTGGGTTGCTTCAGGATTACACTAAATTAGAAGAAGAAATCTTTGATTTTAAAAATCTACAGCAAGCATCTGATGCAAAAGTCTTATTCAATGGAGCAACTGTTGTGCGACCTACAAATGAAATCAATGATATTATTAGTGGTGTAAATCTAACCCTAATGCATACAACAGAGCCTGGAAATCCTGCAGTTATAAGCATAAGAAGAGATACTGAAATAATAAAAACACAGGTTCAAGATTTCGTAAAAGCCTATAATGAACTTGTCCCCAAGCTTGATGAACTTACCAGATATGACCCTGAAACAAAAATTGCAGGTGTTTTTAATGGTGTAAGTGATATACGCACAATTCGATCTAATCTTAATATGCTTATTTCAAAACCTATAAGTTTTTCAAGCACAGGCAGACCTTATAGTTTAATCGATTTTGGAATCTCATTGGATGAGAAAAGCAAAATGTCATTGAATGGAGCAAGATTGGATGAGATGATACGGCAAGATGCTGATCAAACTATTAATTCTTTTTATGGTTATGATAAGAAAAACCAATTCGGGCAAGAAGAGCATACTGATGGTATTTTTGTCCAACTTAATCAGTTTATAAAGGGTCTAATTGATGGTAGCAATGCAAAATTGACGCTCTATCAAGACTCTTTAACAAGAGATGCAAAAAATCTTGATAAAGATAAAATACAGGCCAATGAAAGATTAAAAGCAAGATATGATACTATGGCGAGCCGATTTGCTGCTTATGATGAGCAAATTGCAAAAGCTAACAATGCTTTTACTTCTGTTCAAATGATGATTGATCAAGCTGCAAATAAGAAAAAATAA
- a CDS encoding FlaG family protein encodes MMIDSTNQVNGSVLHDQLVRLASNAGKPLSAVKQKEADDARRDKQVEHLKQELIETSRILNHEMKRINTDINFSYNDDIQGLVVTVREVDGNRVIREIPSKEAIELMKKMHDIIGLIFDKKG; translated from the coding sequence ATGATGATTGATAGCACAAATCAAGTAAATGGATCTGTATTACACGACCAATTGGTTAGATTAGCTTCAAATGCGGGCAAGCCCTTGAGTGCAGTTAAGCAAAAAGAAGCAGATGATGCTAGAAGAGATAAACAAGTTGAACATCTCAAACAAGAGTTGATAGAAACTAGCAGAATCTTAAACCATGAGATGAAGAGAATTAATACTGATATTAATTTTAGCTATAATGACGACATACAAGGATTGGTCGTCACAGTTAGGGAAGTTGATGGTAATAGAGTAATTCGAGAAATTCCATCAAAAGAAGCAATTGAACTTATGAAGAAGATGCACGATATCATTGGTTTAATTTTTGATAAGAAAGGTTGA
- a CDS encoding murein hydrolase activator EnvC family protein, which produces MKKNFFLLFLCCIFCYSADLKQINKDINLNQKKIQKKESEKNEITNIIQKLGNKINQTKQKINNYDKKIQEIQKLITSNQSENSNQEQALENYQAILLSLQKEKQEIREKITKILINDASFVIILNHENPVSPDDIMLQEIFKLLNKNSQEKIQLLTQKEKVLETKIAQTMQNITKISQNITTQENQKKYLQTMLKEQKKLIKDMQKDIKNYNTRLAQIEEERKSLDKILSNLNILRQKTQKELDEEKRLAMERKKQETNKNQSREVTEVKQVANSYRALSIAKYSGPKTIAPIEKYTVEQKFGTYFDPVYKLKVFNESVILVSKVPNTPVKSIFDGKIVYAKEVPILKKVIIIENQNGIHTIYSQLDKIAPTIKVGLRIQKGYIIGRVNQKLSFEITQKDKHIDPLEVIVKSK; this is translated from the coding sequence GTGAAAAAAAACTTTTTTTTGCTCTTTCTTTGCTGTATATTTTGCTATTCTGCAGATCTAAAACAGATAAACAAAGATATTAATCTCAATCAAAAGAAAATTCAAAAAAAAGAAAGTGAAAAAAATGAAATTACAAATATTATTCAAAAGCTTGGTAATAAAATCAACCAAACAAAACAAAAAATAAATAATTATGATAAAAAAATTCAAGAGATTCAAAAGCTAATTACTTCAAATCAAAGTGAGAATTCAAACCAAGAGCAGGCTTTAGAAAATTATCAAGCTATTCTTTTATCCCTACAAAAAGAAAAACAAGAAATTAGAGAAAAGATTACAAAAATATTAATCAATGATGCATCTTTTGTGATTATATTAAATCATGAAAACCCTGTCTCCCCTGATGATATTATGTTGCAAGAAATCTTTAAATTACTCAATAAAAACTCTCAAGAAAAGATACAACTGCTTACACAAAAAGAAAAAGTTCTAGAAACAAAGATTGCCCAAACAATGCAAAATATCACTAAGATAAGCCAGAATATCACAACACAAGAAAATCAAAAAAAATATCTCCAGACAATGCTGAAAGAACAAAAAAAACTTATTAAAGATATGCAAAAGGATATAAAAAACTATAATACAAGACTTGCTCAAATTGAAGAAGAAAGAAAAAGCCTTGATAAGATTCTTAGCAATCTCAATATCTTAAGACAAAAAACACAAAAAGAGCTAGATGAAGAAAAAAGACTTGCAATGGAGAGAAAAAAACAAGAAACAAACAAAAACCAATCACGAGAGGTCACTGAGGTAAAACAAGTTGCAAACTCATATCGTGCGCTCTCTATTGCAAAATATAGTGGTCCAAAGACTATTGCTCCTATTGAAAAATACACTGTAGAACAAAAATTTGGAACCTATTTTGATCCTGTTTATAAACTCAAAGTTTTTAATGAATCTGTTATATTGGTTTCAAAAGTCCCCAATACTCCAGTCAAAAGCATTTTTGATGGAAAAATAGTCTATGCAAAAGAAGTCCCAATTTTAAAAAAGGTAATTATCATAGAAAATCAAAATGGAATCCATACAATTTATTCTCAACTTGATAAAATAGCACCAACCATAAAAGTTGGTTTGAGAATACAGAAAGGGTACATCATTGGCAGGGTTAATCAAAAATTGAGTTTTGAAATTACTCAAAAAGATAAGCATATAGACCCTCTAGAAGTAATTGTAAAAAGTAAATAA
- a CDS encoding FtsX-like permease family protein, producing MNTLKRHLALIIPLLALLFSLQSILLINRAITIKEDKLLQNYFILVASKQTLTLNAIQKHISNVSMITPLDPSYLLQKFQDYNDEENLKIIKKDLPFFYSIKLSHYPNHRELDLIEKSLKALDTIIHIETFSKTHNQVYKLLFLTKGNVLIFASLLGIFSILLMMRQIQVWRFEHQKRMQIMDLLGASSWLKNKILFKLAFFDSIIASCIILSGSFYLSNLPQTQDVFEDLGIQTNIFNFTQDFFILASFAICISFFSVFAIIFSQRKI from the coding sequence ATGAATACTCTTAAAAGACATTTAGCTCTAATTATACCCCTTTTGGCTTTATTATTTAGCTTGCAAAGCATTTTATTAATTAATCGTGCAATCACGATAAAAGAAGATAAGTTGCTTCAAAATTATTTTATACTTGTTGCATCAAAGCAAACTCTAACACTCAATGCCATACAAAAGCATATTAGCAATGTAAGTATGATCACTCCCTTAGATCCTTCATATCTCTTGCAAAAGTTTCAAGATTACAATGATGAAGAAAATCTTAAAATTATCAAAAAAGATTTACCATTTTTTTATTCCATAAAACTTTCTCACTACCCCAACCACAGAGAATTAGATTTAATTGAAAAAAGCTTAAAAGCTCTAGATACAATCATTCATATCGAAACTTTCTCTAAGACACACAATCAAGTTTATAAGCTCCTATTTTTGACAAAGGGTAATGTTTTGATTTTTGCTTCATTGCTTGGAATTTTTAGTATCCTCTTGATGATGAGACAAATACAGGTTTGGAGATTTGAACATCAAAAGCGTATGCAGATTATGGATTTGCTTGGAGCTTCCTCTTGGCTAAAAAATAAAATTTTATTCAAACTTGCTTTTTTTGATTCAATTATTGCAAGTTGTATTATTTTATCTGGAAGTTTTTATCTTTCTAATCTCCCACAAACTCAAGATGTTTTTGAAGATTTGGGAATACAGACTAACATTTTTAATTTTACTCAAGACTTTTTTATCCTAGCAAGTTTTGCAATTTGTATTTCATTTTTTTCTGTATTTGCAATCATTTTTTCACAAAGGAAAATTTAG
- a CDS encoding cell division ATP-binding protein FtsE gives MKPIMEAKELCLGYKKDEIVIEKASFSIQPRDFVFISGASGSGKSTLLRSFYGDLEVMSGELEVCQTKVHQARKKEITALRKKIGIVFQDYKLIEEWNVEKNIMLPMIINNYSKVFYQEQVQKLLSHINLLHKSNRYPLELSGGEQQRVAMARAIAHRPEIILADEPTGNLDDYSSDLIWSLLKSANQQLGITIIVVTHRIPERLNIAHRKLNIQEGEVYEYS, from the coding sequence ATGAAACCAATTATGGAAGCCAAAGAGCTATGTCTAGGGTATAAAAAGGATGAAATTGTTATTGAAAAGGCAAGTTTTTCAATACAACCAAGGGATTTTGTCTTTATCTCGGGGGCAAGTGGTAGTGGGAAAAGCACTCTTTTAAGATCTTTTTACGGGGATTTGGAGGTGATGTCTGGGGAACTTGAGGTATGCCAAACAAAAGTGCATCAAGCTCGAAAAAAAGAAATCACTGCTTTGCGTAAAAAAATTGGTATTGTTTTTCAAGATTATAAGCTAATTGAAGAATGGAATGTTGAAAAAAATATCATGCTTCCAATGATTATTAATAATTATAGTAAAGTGTTTTATCAAGAACAGGTTCAAAAACTATTATCACACATTAATCTTTTACATAAAAGCAATCGCTATCCATTAGAACTTAGCGGGGGGGAACAGCAACGCGTTGCTATGGCAAGGGCAATTGCACATCGACCCGAAATTATTTTAGCTGACGAACCTACTGGAAATTTGGATGATTATTCTAGTGATTTGATTTGGAGCTTACTAAAAAGTGCAAATCAACAACTTGGCATAACAATCATTGTCGTTACACATAGAATACCAGAGAGACTAAATATTGCTCATAGAAAACTCAATATCCAAGAGGGAGAAGTTTATGAATACTCTTAA